The Aspergillus flavus chromosome 2, complete sequence region GAAGCCCCTGGGCGGAAACCCTTGGCCTTTGATGTGCATTCTCTGTGCTGGTTGTTCTGTTGGTTGAGCACTCAATCTCATAGGCTGGGAGCTCGTATTCTGGCTGGCCCAACACTACTTGAACAGACAATTGGACGGCCTGCGAAGTAGACAGCGAGTCCCAGTGGAGGATGTTTATCCAGCTGTCTGTCGATCCTTACTCGGCTTCTGAACCGGAAGTGGGGAGCAACACTGACATGGAAAGTAAAAGATGGATGGCTGGACGCTGAATGGATACTTCGGGAAAACTGATGAGGGCAGTGTCTGTCCCAATCTGGAATAGCGTGTTTCCCAAGGTTCCAGCGCTCGATACCGCCGAATCGGGCATAGTCTGGGATCCTGATTCATCGTATCGACCGCTCATCATGGAGCATCAGAGCACGCGAACTGACTCGCCATGAGATGTGAAAAATCTGCCTTGTCGAAGCTCGAACTGTGCCCCTGGGACCTTAATTTCCGAACAGTTTGCCAAACCCACTGCAGTTTTCGGTTTGCATGCAAGATCTCCATCAATATCTGGCGAGGCAACTCTGAACTGCCTTGCCAAGTCTGCGTGCATAAGCGAAGTGATGCATCTACTGcttgagaaggatgaaagaTCTTTGCAGGTAATGGACTCCCGTCGAACTCCTGGAAACCCCTACCACTGGACTAGACTGGCCAAGCCAGCATTGCTGCCGCTTAAACATTGACTCCACACACTCAGGCGAATAGACATAATCAGTCGCTACATGGGCTTCTGCGCAACAATTACTAGGAAGTCAAAGAGCGCATGCATGGTGTTTGCCATGACCTCCCTCCGAACTGCAGCGTTAAGCACCGTCACCTCTTCCTTGCGCCAGCCTAAAATATCCGGCAGGATGGAGGCTGTAAAGGCGTCCACGCCCTCAACAAAATTCACACGGTTGAAGCTGCCACATTCCTTCAACCGCTTGTCCTTTGGCCAATTCCCCAGCGGGAGCTTAAACTTCCGTTCATCAATGATAGTGAAGCCAGCATCTACCACCCAATCATGCATATGCGGAGCCGGATCCATGGTTTGCCCAATCCGCAGGCACCCCTCCTTGAGCgcatccatcatcttcaccgtGTCGCAATCGGGCGGTAAGCTGTCATCCTCCGAATACAATGTATTGATCGATTCCTGCAGCTCCAGATAACCCCCCGGTTTCAGATGCCGAAAGCACTGCCTAATCAACCGCGGCCAGTCCTTGATGGAACCCGCCATGTAGCGACAGTGGATAAGATCATATTTTTGGCCCTCCACCCAATCCCTCTCGACATCGTCAATGTAGAATTTCACGTTCGGCGGCACCCACTGGGGCTGGATGGGGCTGATATCGTTACCGACGATAGCTTCGGCAGTCGGGTATTCATCGCCCAAGTGCATGGCCCACACCCCGGTCCCAGTGCCAATATCGAGGATCCGCTTTCCCGCCAGATCGATCGGAGCTAAGAATAATCGATTGTGCAACAGTCGGTAGTAAATATGGTGGACCATGTCCAGTCGTTCCTGTTCGACTTCATCGTTGGGGAAATGGTAGTTTCCGGCGTGGGTGCTGTGATAACGCCGACCGTGGCGGTATTCGTATTCGAGCACCGTAGATCGTAGGGACGTACTAGCCTCAGATGAAGTATCGTCCGTCAAGTCGGGAGTTGGCAACCCCCAGTCGACTTCAATCGTGTCTTCATAGTCGGCCATCGTAGTTGTGAGGTGGGAACGCGAAAAGACATGATGTTGTGGTGAGGGTTTCTCAGGCCACGTTTTCTCTCCAAAAGCGGGGAACCttcgtttttctttgtctgagCGATCGATCGGGACCCTAACTTACGCTCTCGTAAAAGATGCGGGAAAACATCGAATTCTTGGAAGCATCGAGACTGTCCCAGGGATCGTTGAACTCCAGAATGTGAGTCTTTCTATCCGCAATGTACGTGTTGTCGTCGACCATCCACGGCTGTGCTGTTGGTGTGACTGATTTATTCGCTACGTCTTGGCAGCGCCATCCAGAGTCTCCTCTCCCcgcaaggaagagagagtaaGACATCAAGAGAAAGTAACCCGcaaatattattaaataataacaTTAAATGGTATCAGTATGCCAATCGCCTGtcaaggtatatatataagcagAAGTCTATACGGTGGGCCATCCGTCGACCCAGTTCAACCGATTCCACCCAAACTGATAGCTTGAAACGGACAAGTCTCCATTCCGAGGCGCATAGTGATAGTATAGGACTGCTCCGTTATCTTCCAGGACACCCCTAGAACATGTGAGTGACAAGTCATCCAAACAGTTGGAGATTACTTACTGTCCACCAGGGCCGTAGACATTATCGTGGCTTGCGAGCACAGTAGTACCCCCACTTTGGAGGCAGGACACTCCATTTTTATCGACCTATAGCAATCCGAGTTAGAACCAACGAGAgtggaagagaaaacaaaagaccCGAAGCCACTTACAAAGTCACCTCGGCCCGTCGAGGAACGGCAAACATTGATGCGGTACTCCTCTCCCTGGGCAGGGAAACTGGTATCGTATCCATTAGCCTTGCCAGAGGAGAagaatagataataaaagcCGTTTTGCTGATAGAGGAAGGATGCCTCAATGGCATGTTGGCCGGTTGCATTGTAGGCAATGTTGACCGGGGCTGCGGTGCCAATCTTCAGTGGGCCGGCCAGATCGATCTGGTACAGACCCTGCCAATAAGATCCAAAGTTGAGAACTTGCTGGTCTCCAATCTTGATCCAATTGGCGTCAATGGTGTTGTACCCCTGGGAGCCATCGGAGCTTAGACCAGTGCTACCATGGTCGGTCCAGCTGCCAGGTTCCATTGTTGTGGAGCTGGCAACACCGATGACGGAGTTTTGTGATCCTAGGGTGGAGACGGAATAGTACATGTAGTACTTCCCATCATCTCCCTTATGCACATCTGGGGCCTGTCGCAGTGTTAGCCATTGGCCATAGCTCCTTACACAGGGAGAGCAAGACTTACCCAGAGGTTCTTGTTGCCGTCGTGGTTGATGGACGAACCATCGGGCAAGGCATAGCCCACTTCCGTCCATGGTCCTTGGAGGGAAGGTGCAGAGCTGATATGGATGCCATTGCCGGTGGAAAACAGGAAGTATCTGCCATCATCGTGTTTCCAGAGGCCAGGATCATGGGCCCAGCAGTTGCCGTTGCAGGTGCCCGGGTTGGCGTAGGCGTTAACCAACGCCAGGGGCAAGGACAGGGCAGCCAGAAATGAGAGCATAGTGAAAGACAATGGAAATGGACTGCGTGTGCTCATTCATGCAGCAGATTCAGTGGGTTTCCCGGGGGTTTATGTATGCACCCCTGTGGCTCCCTGGATTCCCCTTCTTGTCCTGACATCACGACCAAGAGAGGGTTCTGCAGTATTCGGTTGTACAGGTCACAAGGCGCCGTGCACTGCAGATGGCACTAAAGTTTTTTCGCGAGTGACTGTTGTTGAATCCAAACTAGCAGCCAATTGTGAAAGATTGCGGACTGTTAGCCCCGAGTCAGGCTGTGTTTTCCTGCAGTGTGTACTTCCGTATTAGGATTCATGCTAATGGTTTAGCTTAAACTTCAACTTCCCTTGCAGGAGAATCCCCGCAGCCGCTCACAGCACTGAGCCAAAAAGCGGGTCATTTTCTTCTCACAAGGCACAGCAATCATCGGGCAGCAGCACTGATGCCGAGATATTTTCGCTTCAGCGATGGGGTGTGGTATGCAATACATCTCATAGTCCAAGGAGCCGACTGTGACAAGTCACTGGGATGGCGTGCTAGCACACGCTAAAGACGCCacccagaaagaaagaagttaCTAAGGGAAATACTAACACATGATAAAGTATGTACTAGGGCTCGTTATGGGCAAGGGTGTTGGTCTAGTATTTCCAAATGACGTAGTCATCTGCCTACCTTTGGTTGGAAAACCAAGGGAAATTTCCCGTGATTCCCGCAGCCCTGAAAGTTTTCCCCCTGAGTCTTACATGCTGGCAGATGCAAGGATACAATGCAATAAATCTCCGATTCCAGGGGTTACAGTTGGGCAGTGGACAGGTAAAAAATCCAAAGACCAGGATCTCCCGTATTATTGGGTATATCAATTTGCCTTGAAGATTGCCTTTCACCGACTTTTACCCATTCCGAGTTAACTATCGAAAATCTCCTCGCGTCTAGTAACGTCGATCGCATCATCTCCCCCACACTTGGCTGGGCGATCTTCGGCCGCCACAGCAGCCATCGGCAGTGGGCGATATTAATTCAACGGC contains the following coding sequences:
- a CDS encoding UMTA methyltransferase family protein (unnamed protein product), which translates into the protein ASTSLRSTVLEYEYRHGRRYHSTHAGNYHFPNDEVEQERLDMVHHIYYRLLHNRLFLAPIDLAGKRILDIGTGTGVWAMHLGDEYPTAEAIVGNDISPIQPQWVPPNVKFYIDDVERDWVEGQKYDLIHCRYMAGSIKDWPRLIRQCFRHLKPGGYLELQESINTLYSEDDSLPPDCDTVKMMDALKEGCLRIGQTMDPAPHMHDWVVDAGFTIIDERKFKLPLGNWPKDKRLKECGSFNRVNFVEGVDAFTASILPDILGWRKEEVTVLNAAVRREVMANTMHALFDFLVIVAQKPM
- a CDS encoding putative extracellular arabinanase (Endo-1,5-alpha-L-arabinanase C) encodes the protein MSTRSPFPLSFTMLSFLAALSLPLALVNAYANPGTCNGNCWAHDPGLWKHDDGRYFLFSTGNGIHISSAPSLQGPWTEVGYALPDGSSINHDGNKNLWAPDVHKGDDGKYYMYYSVSTLGSQNSVIGVASSTTMEPGSWTDHGSTGLSSDGSQGYNTIDANWIKIGDQQVLNFGSYWQGLYQIDLAGPLKIGTAAPVNIAYNATGQHAIEASFLYQQNGFYYLFFSSGKANGYDTSFPAQGEEYRINVCRSSTGRGDFVDKNGVSCLQSGGTTVLASHDNVYGPGGQGVLEDNGAVLYYHYAPRNGDLSVSSYQFGWNRLNWVDGWPTV